The following proteins are encoded in a genomic region of Lachnospiraceae bacterium KM106-2:
- a CDS encoding two-component response regulator, producing the protein MQIITNQANKELKEHGNDQFPILVSEEQLSLYDTGSFLWHWHPEIELTFLTKGEMLYQVNNTGYHLKEGEALFTNSNALHTGSMYKRSDCQYLSVTFDPKLIYGFSQSILYQKYVEPIIHDFSLSAIHLNFSESWHESMIQSIQTIISLYKKMPNSYELDISIELQKMWKTLVSDDSIHSAHPAHGKLDYERIKEILSYLETHYIEKIRLADIADHVHLCESECSRLFKRYMNISLFTYLLEYRIERSIEYLSDSSLSITEVAANSGFTDSNYYSKTFVKLRGCSPCKYRKHLHKQ; encoded by the coding sequence ATGCAGATCATCACAAATCAAGCAAACAAAGAACTAAAAGAACATGGAAACGATCAATTTCCTATTTTGGTAAGCGAAGAGCAACTCTCTCTTTATGACACTGGTTCCTTTTTATGGCATTGGCATCCTGAGATCGAATTAACCTTTCTTACAAAAGGGGAGATGCTCTATCAGGTAAATAATACAGGTTACCATCTTAAAGAAGGGGAAGCTCTTTTTACCAACTCAAATGCTTTACATACCGGATCCATGTATAAAAGGTCTGATTGCCAATACCTCTCTGTCACATTCGACCCCAAACTAATCTATGGCTTTTCCCAAAGTATTCTCTATCAAAAATATGTAGAACCGATCATCCATGATTTTTCTTTATCCGCTATCCACTTAAACTTCTCAGAATCATGGCACGAATCAATGATCCAATCCATTCAAACAATCATTTCGCTCTACAAAAAAATGCCTAACTCATATGAATTAGACATTTCTATTGAACTGCAAAAGATGTGGAAAACACTTGTATCAGACGATTCCATCCACTCTGCCCACCCTGCTCATGGGAAACTGGATTATGAGCGTATCAAAGAGATCCTCTCTTACTTAGAAACTCATTACATAGAAAAGATTCGTTTAGCTGACATTGCAGATCATGTTCATTTATGTGAAAGTGAGTGCAGTCGCCTCTTCAAACGTTATATGAACATCTCTCTCTTCACTTATTTACTGGAATATCGCATTGAGCGAAGCATCGAATACTTATCCGATTCTTCCCTTTCCATCACTGAAGTTGCAGCAAACTCTGGTTTTACTGACTCCAATTACTATTCCAAAACATTTGTAAAGTTAAGAGGTTGTTCCCCTTGTAAATACCGTAAACACTTACATAAGCAGTAG
- a CDS encoding dihydroxyacetone kinase family protein, which produces MLEFKYDTQLLIEGKNLSEDDINDYFTKNFEGDCLLAVGDEELIKIHYHTNTPWKVLEYCASLGEIYDIVIEDMERQAKGLQG; this is translated from the coding sequence ATGCTAGAATTTAAATATGATACACAATTATTGATCGAGGGAAAGAATCTCTCAGAAGATGATATTAATGATTACTTTACAAAGAATTTTGAGGGAGATTGCCTCTTAGCAGTCGGAGATGAAGAATTGATCAAGATTCATTATCATACGAATACGCCTTGGAAGGTACTAGAATACTGTGCTTCTTTGGGTGAAATTTATGATATTGTAATTGAGGATATGGAACGACAGGCAAAAGGACTACAAGGGTAG
- a CDS encoding histone acetyltransferase HPA2 and related acetyltransferases — MEITYIQASDKQFWYQLDKHLPESEFDNIVYLKRGYVLFEDEKPIGILRYNLFWDNTPFCTMLYIVKEKQGCGYGRSLMTFWEKEMKDQGYGMIMTSTQVNEGAQHFYRKLGYEDAGGLIIKIPGYEQPMEMFLTKAIL, encoded by the coding sequence GTGGAGATTACATATATACAAGCTTCTGATAAGCAGTTCTGGTATCAACTTGATAAACACTTGCCGGAGAGTGAATTTGATAACATTGTATATTTAAAGAGAGGATATGTTTTATTCGAAGATGAGAAACCAATTGGGATATTGCGATATAATCTATTCTGGGATAACACTCCATTTTGTACGATGCTCTATATAGTGAAAGAAAAACAAGGATGTGGCTATGGAAGAAGCCTTATGACTTTTTGGGAGAAGGAAATGAAAGATCAAGGTTATGGAATGATCATGACTTCTACACAGGTTAATGAGGGGGCGCAGCACTTCTATAGAAAGCTGGGATATGAGGATGCAGGAGGATTAATTATCAAGATTCCAGGGTATGAACAGCCGATGGAAATGTTTCTGACCAAGGCGATTTTATAA
- a CDS encoding acetyltransferase, GNAT family, protein MINYENIYYESSTIIVRPLQSSDYKSFLHGYKQLLPSKNRFDEGCFDTEFMTYDWYIELLERRKKEAEEDYCYMLNIFRKKDNLSIGYCDITPHRREEFQYARIGYTIHNNFWGCGYGTETVKAIVNIGFKQLNLHRLEAHINLDNHISQHVAKKGGLLFESVRKKFILEDGIWTDNQVFYVNNENWKSDDED, encoded by the coding sequence ATGATTAATTATGAAAATATTTATTACGAAAGTAGTACAATTATTGTAAGACCGTTACAGAGTAGTGATTATAAAAGTTTTCTACATGGATACAAGCAATTATTACCCTCGAAAAACAGATTTGATGAGGGATGTTTTGATACTGAATTTATGACCTATGACTGGTATATTGAACTGTTGGAAAGACGCAAGAAAGAAGCAGAAGAGGATTATTGCTATATGCTTAATATTTTCAGGAAAAAAGATAATTTGTCGATAGGATATTGTGATATAACACCACATAGACGCGAGGAATTTCAATACGCCCGAATCGGATATACAATTCACAATAATTTTTGGGGTTGCGGTTACGGTACAGAAACAGTGAAAGCAATCGTTAATATTGGATTTAAACAGTTGAATCTGCATCGGCTTGAGGCGCATATTAATTTAGATAATCATATTTCCCAGCATGTGGCAAAAAAGGGTGGGCTATTGTTTGAGAGTGTACGGAAAAAATTTATTTTAGAAGATGGTATATGGACTGACAATCAAGTATTTTATGTTAATAATGAAAACTGGAAATCTGATGATGAAGATTGA
- a CDS encoding sulfite exporter TauE/SafE family protein has translation MTWMIIAVLCAYFIKGLCGFANTLVFTSILSFGINNVTISPMELILGYPSNLIMAWKGRKALDLKVCIPLAILVITGSVPGIFLLKNMETQVVKIFFGFVVVLIGLEMLLREYQSNQSKESKVILMVIGIFSGVLCGLYGVGALLAAYVSRVTRSNESFKSNICVVFCVENSFRILLYLATGILQLQMVIQAITLMPLMMIGLWLGMNGCRFLDEKLVKKIVILMLILSGIALIITNL, from the coding sequence ATGACCTGGATGATCATTGCTGTTTTATGTGCTTATTTTATTAAAGGATTATGTGGTTTTGCAAATACGTTGGTTTTTACGTCCATCTTAAGTTTTGGGATTAATAATGTGACGATTTCTCCGATGGAGCTGATTTTAGGCTATCCATCTAATCTGATAATGGCGTGGAAAGGGAGAAAAGCTTTAGATTTAAAAGTCTGTATTCCGCTTGCAATCCTTGTAATAACTGGATCAGTACCTGGAATCTTTCTTCTTAAGAATATGGAAACACAGGTGGTAAAAATATTTTTTGGCTTTGTTGTGGTTTTAATCGGATTAGAGATGCTATTGAGGGAGTATCAAAGTAACCAATCGAAGGAATCTAAAGTGATTCTGATGGTGATAGGAATCTTTTCTGGAGTATTATGCGGCTTATATGGAGTGGGTGCATTACTTGCAGCATATGTTAGCAGAGTAACACGAAGTAATGAATCATTTAAGTCGAATATTTGTGTTGTGTTTTGTGTGGAGAATAGCTTCCGAATCTTACTGTATCTTGCTACGGGAATCCTTCAGTTACAGATGGTTATTCAGGCGATTACGTTGATGCCGCTTATGATGATCGGGTTATGGCTCGGTATGAATGGATGTCGTTTTCTGGATGAGAAGCTAGTGAAGAAAATAGTGATCTTAATGCTCATCCTTTCTGGAATTGCATTAATAATTACCAATCTGTAA